One genomic region from Syngnathus typhle isolate RoL2023-S1 ecotype Sweden linkage group LG17, RoL_Styp_1.0, whole genome shotgun sequence encodes:
- the xab2 gene encoding pre-mRNA-splicing factor SYF1, which translates to MASAKRKRDVMFEDDDLPYEEEIIRNPYSVKCWMRYIEFKQNAPKTVLNMIYERALKELPGSYKLWYNYLRERRKQVKGKCINEPVFEEINNCHERALVFMHKMPRIWTDYCLFLVSQCEITRSRRSFDRALRALPVTQHPRIWPLYLRFARSLPLPETAIRVYRRYLKLSPENTEEYIEYLKSVGRLDEAAVRLAAVVNDESFVSKEGKSNYQLWHELCDLISQNPDKVTSLNVGAIIRGGLTRFTDQLGKLWCSLADYYIRSGLFEKARDVYEEAILTVVTVRDFTQVFDSYAQFEESMIAAKMETTSEMGQDEEDDIDLELRLARFEELITRRPLLLNSVLLRQNPHNVHEWHKRVKLYEGIPRQIINTYTEAVQTVDALKATGKPHTLWVTFAKFYEDNEQLDDARTIFEKATKVNYKQVDDLAAVWCEYGEMELRHENYDQALRILRKATAIPSKKAEYFDASEPVQNRVYKSLKVWSMLADLEESLGTFQSTKAVYDRIIDLRIATPQIVINYAMFLEEHKYFEESFKAYERGIALFKWPNVYDIWNTYLTKFIDRYGGKKLERARDLFEQALDGCPAKFAKTIYLLYAKLEEEYGLARHAMAVYERATQAVENQERHQMFNIYIKRAAEIYGVTYTRAIYQKAIEVLPDEHSRDMCLRFADMESKLGEIDRARAIYSYCSEICDPRVTAVFWQTWKEFEIRHGNEDNIREMLRIKRSVQATYNTQVNFMSSQMLKATTSSTGTVSDLAPGQLGIDDMKMLEQKAQQLAAEAEQDKPKPKEKILFIRSDTSRSELAELAKQANPDEIDIDDEDDGQGPEEVQLEQKSVPTAVYGGLKDD; encoded by the exons ATGGCGTCGGCAAAAAGGAAACGGGATGTTATGTTT GAGGACGATGATCTCCCTTATGAGGAGGAGATTATCAGAAATCCATATTCAGTCAAGTGCTGGATGCGTTACATCGAGTTCAAACAGAATGCGCCCAAAACAGTCCTCAATATGATCTATGAACGGGCTCTGAAAGAGTTGCCTGGAAG TTATAAACTATGGTACAATTACCTGAGGGAAAGGAGGAAACAAGTCAAAGGGAAATGTATCAATGAACCAGTGTTTGAAGAAATTAACAACTGCCATGAAAGAGCGCTGGTGTTCATGCACAAG ATGCCCAGGATATGGACCGATTATTGCCTGTTCCTAGTGTCGCAGTGCGAGATCACAAGGAGTCGGCGATCATTTGACCGTGCGCTCCGAGCTCTTCCTGTTACTCAGCATCCACGTATCTGGCCTCTCTATCTTCGCTTTGCCCGAAGCTTACCCCTGCCTGAGACGGCCATACGAGTCTACCGCAGATACCTTAAG CTTTCCCCAGAGAATACAGAGGAATACATTGAGTACTTAAAATCTGTCGGCCGCTTGGATGAAGCTGCTGTACGTCTAGCGGCTGTAGTCAATGACGAAAGCTTTGTGTCCAAAGAAGGCAAGTCTAACTACCAG TTGTGGCACGAGTTGTGCGACCTGATTTCTCAGAACCCTGACAAGGTGACTTCTCTAAATGTTGGCGCCATCATCCGAGGCGGGCTTACTCGCTTTACGGACCAGCTTGGCAAGCTTTGGTGCTCCTTAGCGGATTATTACATCAGAAGTGGCCTCTTTGAAAAG GCCCGTGATGTGTATGAGGAGGCTATTCTTACTGTGGTAACTGTCAGGGATTTCACACAAGTCTTTGACAGTTACGCCCAATTTGAGGAGAGCATGATTGCAGCCAAGATGGAGACCACTTCCGAGATGGGCCAGGACGAAGAAG ATGATATCGACCTGGAGCTTCGACTCGCCCGCTTTGAGGAGCTGATAACACGGCGGCCTCTTCTTCTCAACAGTGTGCTGTTGCGCCAGAACCCTCACAATGTCCATGAATGGCACAAACGTGTAAAACTGTACGAGGGCATTCCACGACAG ATCATCAACACTTACACAGAGGCTGTGCAGACTGTCGATGCCTTGAAGGCCACTGGGAAGCCCCACACACTCTGGGTCACCTTTGCAAAATTCTACGAGGACAATGAGCAGCTGGATGAT GCCAGGACCATATTTGAGAAGGCCACCAAGGTGAACTACAAGCAGGTGGACGACCTGGCCGCGGTTTGGTGTGAGTATGGCGAGATGGAACTCCGGCACGAAAACTACGACCAGGCACTGAGGATACTGAGG AAAGCCACAGCCATCCCATCCAAGAAGGCCGAGTACTTTGATGCCTCTGAGCCAGTCCAAAATAGAGTCTACAAGTCTTTGAAGGTCTGGTCCATGTTGGCAGACTTGGAAGAGAGTCTTGGCACATTCCAG TCCACAAAAGCGGTGTACGACCGCATTATTGACCTGCGTATCGCCACGCCACAGATTGTCATCAACTACGCCATGTTCCTCGAAGAGCACAAATACTTTGAGGAGAGCTTCAAA GCGTACGAGCGTGGCATCGCCCTCTTCAAGTGGCCAAACGTTTACGACATCTGGAACACTTACCTCACCAAGTTCATTGACCGATACGGAGGCAAAAAGCTGGAGCGAGCCCGAGATCTCTTCGAGCAAGCTCTCGACGGCTGCCCCGCTAAATTTGCCAAGA CCATCTACCTTCTCTATGCCAAGCTGGAGGAGGAGTACGGACTGGCTCGTCACGCCATGGCTGTTTACGAAAGAGCGACGCAGGCGGTGGAAAATCAGGAGCGACACCAGATGTTCAATATCTACATCAAGAGAGCGGCTGAAATATATGGCGTCACGTACACCAGGGCCATTTACCAGAAGGCTATTGAG GTTCTCCCTGATGAGCATTCCAGGGACATGTGCTTGCGATTCGCCGACATGGAGAGCAAACTTGGTGAAATCGATCGGGCCAGAGCTATCTATTCTTACTGCTCTGAGATCTGCGACCCCAGG GTCACTGCTGTATTCTGGCAGACGTGGAAAGAATTTGAGATCCGCCATGGAAACGAGGACAACATTAGAGAGATGCTCCGAATCAAGCGCAGCGTGCAGGCCACGTACAATACTCAGGTCAACTTCATGTCATCTCAGATGCTGAAGGCCACTACGAGCTCTACAGGCACCG TGTCTGATCTTGCTCCAGGCCAGTTGGGAATTGACGACATGAAGATGTTGGAGCAGAAAGCACAGCAACTTGCAGCAGAGGCAGAGCAGGATAAACCCAAGCCAAAAGAAAAGATTCTCTTTATTAG GAGTGACACATCTCGCAGCGAGTTGGCTGAGCTGGCCAAACAAGCCAATCCCGATGAGATCGATATTGATGACGAGGATGATGGGCAAGGCCCGGAGG AAGTCCAGCTGGAACAGAAGAGCGTTCCCACCGCTGTCTACGGAGGTCTGAAAGATGATTGA
- the LOC133169952 gene encoding myosin heavy chain, fast skeletal muscle-like: MGDKDMDSFGPAAIYLRKPEKERIEAQNTPFDAKTAYFVTVPDEMYLKGKLVKKEGGKATVEVLGVAGKSVTVKEDEIHPMNPPKFDKIEDMAMMTHLNEPCVLYNLKERYASWMIYTYSGLFCVVVNPYKWLPVYDATCVSAYRGKKRIEAPPHIFSISDNAYQFMLTDRENQSILITGESGAGKTVNTKRVIQYFATIAVAGVKKAEPGKIQGSLEDQIIAANPLLEAYGNAKTVRNDNSSRFGKFIRIHFGTTGKLASADIETYLLEKSRVTFQLSAERSYHIFYQLMTGHKPELLEALLITTNPYDYPMISQGEITVKSIDDVEEFIATDTAIEILGFTGEEKLGIYKLTGAVMHHGNMKFKQKQREEQAEPDGTEVADKIAYLLGLNSADMLKALCYPRVKVGNEYVTKGQTVPQVNNSVSALCKSIYEKMFLWMVIRINEMLDTKQPRQFFIGVLDIAGFEIFDFNSLEQLCINFTNEKLQQFFNHHMFVLEQEEYKKEGIEWEFIDFGMDLAACIELIEKPLGIFSILEEECMFPKASDTTFKNKLHDQHLGKTKAFEKPKPAKGKAEAHFSLVHYAGTVDYNINGWLDKNKDPLNDSVVQLYQKAANKLLAMLYATHNAAEESGAKKGGKKKGGSFQTVSALFRENLGKLMTNLRSTHPHFVRCLIPNESKTPGLMENFLVIHQLRCNGVLEGIRICRKGFPSRILYADFKQRYKVLNASVIPEGQFIDNKKASEKLLGSIDVDHSQYKFGHTKVFFKAGLLGTLEEMRDEKLAELVTMTQALCRAYVMRKEFVKMMERRESIFSIQYNLRSFMNVKNWPWLKLYFKVKPLLKSAETEKELAQMKENYDKMQSDLATALGKKKELEEKMVSLLQEKNDLQLQIAAEGEHLSDAEERCEGLIKSKIQLEAKVKETAERLEDEEEINAELTAKKRKLEDECSELKKDIDDMELTLAKVEKEKHATENKVKNLTEELATQDEAIAKLTKEKKALQEAHQQTLDDLQAEEDKVNTLTKAKTKLEQQVDDLEGSLEQEKKLRMDLERAKRKLEGDLKLAQESIMDLENDKQQSDEKIKKKDFETSQLLSKIEDEQSLGAQLQKKIKELQARIEELEEEIEAERAARAKVEKQRSDLSRELEEISERLEEAGGATAAQIEMNKKREAEFQKLRRDLEESTLQHEATAAALRKKQADSVAELGEQLDNLQRVKQKLEKEKSEYKMEIDDLASNMETVAKSKSNLEKIARSLEDQLAEVKTKYDENFRQFNDMSAQRARLQTENGEVSRQLEEKEALVSQLTRGKQVYTQQIEELKRLVEEEVKAKNALAHAVQSARHDCDLLREQFEEEQEAKAELQRGMSKANSEVAQWRSKYETDAIQRTEELEEAKKKLAQRLQDAEESIEAVNSKCASLEKTKQRLQAEVEDLMIDVERANALAANLDKKQRNFDKVLAEWKQKFEEGQAELEGSQKEARSLSTELFKMKNSYEEALDQLETLKRENKNLQQEISDLTEQIGQSGKCIHELEKAKKTVEGEKAEIQAALEEAEGALEHEEAKILRVQLELNQIKGEVDRKLAEKDEEMEQIKRNSQRVIDSMQSTLDAEVRSRNDALRLKKKMEGDLNEMEIQLSHANRQSAEAQKQLRNVQGQLKDAQLHLDEAIRGQEEMREQAAMVERRNGLMLAEIEELRAALEQTDRCRKVAEQELVDSSERVGLLHSQNTSLINTKKKLEGDFVQVQGEVEDAVQEARNAEEKAKKAITDAAMMAEELKKEQDTSSHLERMKKNLEVTVKDLQHRLDEAESLAMKGGKKQLQKLEARVRELESEVDAEQRRGADAIKGVRKYERRVKELTYQTEEDKKNNGRLQDLVDKLQLKVKSYKRQAEEAEEQANTHMSRFRKVQHEMEEAQERADIAESQVNKLRAKSRDIGKSDSAE, from the exons ATGGGGGACAAGGACATGGATAGCTTTGGGCCGGCGGCTATTTACCTCCGCAAACCAGAGAAGGAGAGGATTGAGGCTCAGAATACACCTTTTGATGCTAAAACGGCATACTTTGTGACTGTTCCTGATGAGATGTACCTCAAGGGCAAACTCGTCAAGAAAGAGGGTGGCAAAGCGACCGTTGAAGTTCTTGGAGTTGCTGGAAAG TCAGTCACCGTCAAAGAGGATGAGATTCATCCCATGAACCCTCCCAAGTTTGACAAAATTGAGGACATGGCTATGATGACCCACCTCAATGAGCCTTGTGTGCTGTATAACCTCAAAGAGCGTTATGCGTCATGGATGATCTAC ACCTACTCTGGGTTGTTCTGCGTCGTGGTGAATCCCTACAAGTGGCTTCCGGTGTACGACGCTACATGCGTATCAGCGTACAGAGGCAAGAAGAGGATTGAAGCCCCGCCCCACATCTTCTCCATCTCTGACAACGCCTATCAGTTCATGCTCACtg ACCGTGAAAATCAGTCCATCCTGATCAC TGGAGAATCCGGTGCCGGAAAGACTGTCAACACCAAGCGTGTCATCCAGTACTTTGCAACAATTGCAGTTGCTGGAGTCAAAAAGGCTGAACCTGGGAAGATTCAG GGTTCTCTGGAAGATCAAATCATTGCAGCCAACCCCCTGCTGGAGGCCTACGGTAATGCCAAGACCGTAAGGAACGACAACTCGTCCCGTTTC GGTAAATTCATCAGAATCCACTTTGGCACGACTGGCAAGCTGGCCTCTGCTGATATTGAAACTT ATCTGCTGGAGAAGTCCCGTGTCACCTTCCAGCTGTCAGCTGAGAGGAGCTACCATATCTTCTATCAGCTGATGACAGGACACAAGCCTGAGCTGCTCG AGGCCCTTCTGATCACCACCAACCCATATGACTATCCGATGATCAGTCAGGGTGAAATCACTGTCAAGAGCATTGATGACGTTGAGGAGTTCATCGCAACAGAT ACAGCTATCGAAATCCTGGGATTCACTGGGGAAGAGAAACTCGGCATCTACAAGCTGACTGGTGCTGTGATGCATCATGGCAACATGAAATTCAAGCAGAAGCAGCGTGAGGAGCAGGCGGAACCTGACGGCACCGAAG TGGCTGACAAGATTGCCTATCTTTTGGGCTTGAACTCGGCCGATATGCTGAAAGCTTTGTGTTATCCCAGAGTCAAAGTTGGGAATGAATATGTGACCAAAGGTCAGACCGTCCCACAG GTCAACAATTCTGTGTCAGCTCTGTGCAAATCCATCTATGAGAAAATGTTCTTGTGGATGGTCATCCGAATCAATGAGATGTTGGACACAAAGCAGCCAAGACAGTTCTTCATTGGAGTGTTGGATATCGCTGGATTTGAGATCTTTGAT TTCAACAGCTTGGAGCAGCTGTGCATCAACTTTACCAATGAGAAACTGCAACAGTTCTTCAACCACCACATGTTTGTCCTGGAGCAAGAGGAATACAAGAAAGAAGGCATTGAATGGGAGTTCATTGACTTTGGTATGGACTTGGCAGCTTGCATTGAGCTGATTGAGAAG CCATTGGGCATCTTCTCCATCCTTGAAGAGGAATGCATGTTCCCCAAGGCCTCTGACACAACCTTCAAGAACAAGTTGCATGACCAGCATCTTGGCAAAACCAAGGCCTTTGAGAAGCCGAAGCCCGCAAAGGGCAAGGCTGAGGCTCACTTCTCACTGGTTCACTACGCCGGTACCGTGGACTACAATATCAATGGTTGGTTGGACAAGAACAAGGACCCCCTGAATGACTCTGTTGTTCAGCTCTACCAGAAGGCAGCAAACAAGCTGCTGGCTATGTTGTATGCCACCCATAATGCCGCTGAAG AATCTGGTGCAAAGAAGGGAGGAAAGAAGAAGGGTGGTTCTTTCCAGACTGTCTCTGCTCTATTCAGG GAGAACTTGGGCAAGCTGATGACCAACTTGAGGAGCACTCATCCTCACTTTGTGCGTTGCCTGATTCCCAACGAATCAAAAACCCCAG GTCTGATGGAGAACTTCTTGGTCATCCACCAGCTGAGGTGTAACGGTGTGCTTGAGGGCATCAGAATCTGCAGAAAGGGCTTCCCCAGCAGAATCCTCTATGCTGATTTCAAGCAGAG ATACAAAGTCTTGAATGCCAGCGTCATTCCTGAAGGTCAGTTCATTGACAATAAGAAAGCTTCAGAGAAACTGCTGGGCTCCATTGATGTGGATCACAGTCAATACAAATTTGGCCACACAAAG GTGTTCTTCAAAGCTGGTCTGCTGGGTACCCTGGAGGAGATGAGAGATGAGAAACTGGCTGAGCTGGTGACCATGACTCAGGCCCTCTGCAGAGCATATGTCATGAGGAAAGAGTTTGTGAAAATGATGGAGAGGAG AGAATCTATCTTCAGCATCCAGTACAACCTCCGTTCCTTCATGAATGTGAAGAACTGGCCATGGCTGAAGCTGTACTTCAAGGTTAAGCCTCTCCTGAAGAGTGCCGAGACTGAGAAAGAGCTGGCACAGATGAAGGAGAATTATGATAAGATGCAATCAGACCTCGCTACGGCTCTGGGCAAAAagaaggagctggaggagaaaaTGGTGTCCCTGCTGCAGGAGAAGAATGACCTGCAACTGCAAATCGCAGCG GAAGGTGAGCACCTTTCAGATGCTGAGGAAAGATGCGAGGGGCTCATTAAGAGCAAGATCCAGCTCGAGGCCAAAGTCAAAGAGACAGCCGAGAGACtggaagatgaagaagaaatCAATGCTGAACTGACTGCTAAGAAGAGGAAGCTGGAGGATGAATGCTCAGAGCTGAAGAAGGATATTGATGATATGGAACTCACCTTGGCTAAAGTGGAAAAAGAGAAACACGCCACTGAAAATAAG GTGAAAAACCTGACAGAGGAGTTGGCAACTCAAGATGAGGCTATTGCCAAGTTGACAAAGGAGAAGAAAGCCCTCCAAGAGGCTCACCAACAAACACTGGACGATCTGCAGGCAGAGGAAGACAAAGTCAACACTCTGACCAAGGCCAAGACAAAGCTGGAACAGCAAGTGGACGAC CTTGAGGGCTCCCTGGAGCAAGAGAAGAAGCTCCGCATGGACCTTGAGAGAGCCAAGAGGAAGCTTGAGGGTGACCTGAAACTGGCCCAGGAATCCATAATGGATCTGGAGAATGATAAACAACAATCAGATGAAAAAATCAAGAA GAAAGACTTTGAGACCAGTCAGCTCCTCAGCAAGATTGAGGATGAACAGTCTCTTGGTGCTCAGCTCCAAAAGAAGATCAAGGAACTCCAG GCTCGTATTGAGGAGCTGGAAGAGGAGATCGAGGCTGAGAGGGCCGCCCGGGCCAAGGTGGAGAAGCAGAGGTCTGACCTCTCCAGGGAACTGGAGGAGATCAGCGAAAGGCTTGAGGAAGCCGGTGGAGCAACAGCCGCTCAGATTGAGATGAACAAGAAGCGGGAGGCTGAGTTCCAGAAGCTGCGTCGGGATCTTGAAGAGTCCACCCTGCAGCATGAGGCGACGGCCGCCGCTCTCCGCAAGAAGCAGGCTGACAGCGTGGCAGAGTTGGGCGAGCAGCTCGACAACCTCCAGCGTGTCAAGCAGAAGCTGGAGAAGGAAAAGAGCGAGTACAAGATGGAGATTGACGACCTCGCCAGCAACATGGAGACTGTTGCGAAATCCAAG AGTAACTTGGAGAAAATTGCCAGAAGCCTTGAAGACCAGCTGGCAGAGGTCAAGACCAAATATGATGAGAATTTCCGTCAGTTCAATGACATGAGTGCCCAGAGGGCAAGGCTCCAAACAGAAAATG GTGAGGTTTCACGCCAGCTTGAGGAGAAAGAAGCTCTGGTTTCCCAGCTCACCAGGGGCAAGCAGGTCTATACTCAGCAGATTGAGGAACTCAAGCGACTTGTTGAGGAGGAAGTGAAG GCCAAGAATGCCCTGGCTCATGCTGTTCAGTCTGCCCGTCATGACTGCGATCTGCTCCGAGAGCAGtttgaggaggagcaggaggctaAAGCTGAACTGCAGCGAGGAATGTCCAAGGCCAATAGTGAGGTGGCACAGTGGAGGTCTAAGTATGAGACCGATGCTATCCAGCGCActgaggagctggaggaggccAA GAAGAAGCTTGCCCAGCGTCTCCAGGATGCCGAGGAGTCCATTGAGGCTGTGAACTCCAAGTGTGCCTCTTTGGAGAAGACCAAGCAGAGACTCCAGGCTGAGGTGGAGGACCTCATGATTGATGTGGAGAGAGCTAATGCCCTGGCTGCTAACCTTGACAAGAAGCAGAGGAACTTTGATAAG GTCCTGGCCGAATGGAAGCAGAAGTTTGAGGAGGGCCAAGCAGAACTGGAAGGATCCCAGAAGGAGGCCCGTTCTCTCAGCACTGAGCTGTTCAAGATGAAGAACTCTTATGAGGAGGCCTTGGATCAGCTGGAGACCTTGAAGAGGGAGAACAAGAATCTGCAGC AGGAAATCTCCGACCTGACTGAACAAATTGGTCAGAGTGGAAAATGCATCCATGAGCTAGAAAAGGCCAAAAAGACTGTTGAGGGTGAGAAGGCTGAAATTCAGGCAGCACTGGAGGAGGCAGAG GGAGCACTGGAGCATGAGGAAGCCAAGATTCTCCGCGTTCAGCTCGAGCTCAACCAAATCAAAGGCGAGGTTGACAGGAAGCTTGCAGAGAAGGATGAAGAGATGGAGCAGATCAAGAGGAACAGCCAAAGAGTGATTGACTCCATGCAGAGCACTCTTGACGCTGAGGTCAGGAGCAGGAACGATGCCCTGAGACTCAAGAAGAAGATGGAGGGAGACCTCAACGAGATGGAGATTCAGCTGAGCCACGCCAACAGACAATCTGCTGAAGCCCAGAAGCAACTGAGGAATGTCCAGGGACAACTCAAG GATGCCCAACTGCACCTTGATGAGGCTATTCGAGGACAGGAAGAAATGAGGGAGCAGGCTGCCATGGTGGAGCGCAGGAACGGCCTGATGCTGGCTGAAATTGAGGAGTTGAGAGCCGCTCTGGAACAGACGGATAGATGCCGCAAAGTGGCCGAGCAGGAGCTGGTTGACTCTAGCGAGCGTGTCGGACTGCTTCACTCTCAG AACACCAGCCTGATCAATACCAAGAAGAAGCTGGAGGGTGACTTCGTTCAGGTTCAAGGTGAAGTTGAAGATGCTGTTCAGGAGGCACGAAATGCTGAGGAGAAGGCCAAAAAGGCCATCACTGAT GCTGCCATGATGGCCgaggagctgaagaaggagCAGGACACCAGCTCTCACCTggagaggatgaagaagaacCTGGAGGTGACTGTCAAGGACCTGCAGCACCGCCTGGATGAGGCCGAGAGCCTTGCCATGAAGGGTGGCAAGAAGCAACTCCAGAAACTGGAGGCTAGG GTGCGTGAGCTGGAATCAGAGGTTGATGCCGAACAGAGACGTGGAGCCGACGCTATTAAAGGAGTCCGTAAATATGAGAGGAGAGTGAAGGAGCTGACCTACCAG ACTGAGGAGGACAAGAAGAACAACGGCAGACTTCAGGATCTGGTGGACAAACTGCAATTGAAAGTCAAGTCTTACAAGAGACAGGCTGAGGAGGCT GAGGAGCAGGCCAACACTCACATGTCAAGGTTCAGGAAGGTCCAGCATGAGATGGAGGAGGCTCAGGAGCGTGCTGACATCGCCGAGTCCCAGGTCAACAAGCTGAGGGCCAAGAGCCGTGATATTGGCAAG AGCGACTCCGCTGAGTAA